A genome region from Populus alba chromosome 5, ASM523922v2, whole genome shotgun sequence includes the following:
- the LOC118030005 gene encoding pentatricopeptide repeat-containing protein At5g44230: MVTLSRKFSTAISDSLACISLKQFPQNPHKPTPFYQIQQQQQQPKQLESQIVTTLDGCKNLTQIKQVHARILLNGLDQSCYVLAKLIRTLTKLNIPVDPYPLSIFNRVKYPNPFLYNALIRGYLIEERLNESTEFYSLMRKEGVVPVSFTFTALFKACGATMDVGLGRQIHGQTILVGGFGEDLHVGNSLIDMYIKCGFLECGRKVFDEMPNRDVISWTELISAYVKSGNMESAGELFDGLPVKDMVAWTVMVSGFAQNAKPREAIMFFEKMQEFGVETDEITLIGVISACAQLGAAKYADWIRDVAEKSEFGGRHSVVVGSALIDMYSKCGSVGDAYRVFQGMKERNVYSYSSMILGFAMHGRAHDAMKLFDEMVKTEIKPNRVTFIGVLTACSHAGMVEQGWQIFELMEKCYGIKPSADHYTCMVDLLGRAGRLQEAHELVKTMPIEPHGGVWGALLGACRIHKSPDIAAIASNHLFDLEPYCIGNYILLANIYASCGRWNDVSTVRKLMRTRGLRKNPAFSWIESEKGMVHEFFSGDMTHPRSGEIKQALEDLLDRLEAKGYQPHLSSVAYDVNDEDKRRILMTHSEKLALAFGLISTIPGSKIRIVKNLRICEDCHSVICGASQIMGREIIVRDIMRFHHFHDGICSCGNFW; encoded by the coding sequence ATGGTCACCCTCTCTCGCAAATTCTCCACGGCCATATCCGATTCCCTAGCCTGCATTTCCCTCAAGCAATTTCCTCAAAACCCACATAAACCAACTCCTTTCTATcaaattcaacaacaacaacaacaacctaAGCAACTAGAATCCCAAATTGTTACCACACTTGATGGCTGCAAAAACCTCACACAAATCAAACAAGTTCATGCCCGCATCCTCCTTAATGGCCTTGACCAATCCTGCTATGTCCTTGCAAAACTTATCCGCACGCTCACAAAACTTAACATCCCTGTGGACCCATATCCGCTGTCCATTTTTAACCGGGTCAAGTACCCAAATCCATTCCTTTACAATGCTCTAATCAGAGGTTATTTGATTGAGGAAAGGTTAAATGAATCAACTGAGTTTTATAGCTTGATGAGAAAAGAAGGTGTTGTGCCTGTTTCTTTCACATTTACTGCTCTTTTTAAGGCTTGTGGTGCTACAATGGATGTGGGTTTGGGGCGGCAAATTCATGGGCAAACGATTTTGGTTGGGGGGTTTGGTGAGGATTTGCATGTTGGGAATTCTTTGATTGATATGTATATAAAATGTGGGTTTTTGGAGTGTGGGAGAaaagtgtttgatgaaatgcccAATAGGGATGTGATTTCTTGGACGGAGTTGATTTCTGCTTATGTGAAGAGTGGGAACATGGAGAGTGCAGGAGAGTTGTTTGATGGATTGCCAGTGAAGGATATGGTGGCTTGGACAGTGATGGTTTCGGGTTTTGCACAAAATGCTAAACCAAGAGAGGCAATAATGTTTTTCGAGAAAATGCAGGAATTTGGTGTTGAAACTGATGAGATTACTTTGATTGGTGTTATTTCAGCTTGTGCTCAATTGGGCGCTGCTAAGTATGCTGATTGGATTCGTGATGTTGCAGAGAAATCTGAGTTTGGTGGTAGGCATAGTGTTGTTGTGGGGTCAGCTTTGATTGATATGTATTCAAAGTGTGGGAGTGTTGGAGATGCGTATAGAGTTTTTCAGGGCATGAAGGAGAGGAATGTATATTCTTATAGTTCAATGATTTTGGGGTTTGCAATGCATGGTCGTGCacatgatgcaatgaaattgTTTGATGAGATGGTGAAAACAGAGATAAAACCAAACAGGGTTACTTTTATTGGGGTGCTTACAGCCTGCAGTCATGCAGGAATGGTAGAACAAGGTTGGCAGATATTTGAGTTGATGGAAAAATGTTATGGTATTAAACCATCTGCTGATCATTACACTTGTATGGTGGATCTGCTTGGACGAGCTGGGCGCTTGCAAGAAGCACATGAGCTTGTTAAAACAATGCCAATAGAGCCTCATGGAGGAGTGTGGGGAGCATTGCTTGGAGCTTGTCGTATCCATAAAAGCCCTGACATTGCTGCAATTGCTTCTAACCATCTGTTTGATCTTGAACCCTATTGCATTGGAAACTACATTTTGCTTGCTAACATATATGCATCGTGTGGAAGATGGAATGATGTCTCTACTGTTAGGAAATTGATGAGAACAAGAGGTCTAAGAAAGAACCCTGCATTTAGCTGGATAGAATCAGAGAAAGGAATGGTTCATGAGTTCTTTTCAGGGGATATGACTCATCCAAGGTCTGGTGAGATTAAACAAGCACTGGAGGATCTTCTTGATAGGTTGGAGGCTAAAGGATACCAACCACACTTGAGTTCCGTGGCTTATGATGTGAATGATGAGGATAAGAGACGTATACTAATGACTCACAGTGAGAAGCTTGCTCTGGCATTTGGGTTGATCAGTACAATTCCTGGTTCTAAAATAAGGATAGTGAAAAACCTTAGGATATGTGAGGATTGCCACTCAGTTATATGTGGTGCATCGCAGATCATGGGGAGGGAGATCATTGTGAGGGATATCATGAGATTTCACCATTTTCATGATGGGATATGCTCATGTGGTAATTTCTGGTGA